One stretch of Miscanthus floridulus cultivar M001 chromosome 18, ASM1932011v1, whole genome shotgun sequence DNA includes these proteins:
- the LOC136521315 gene encoding anthocyanidin 3-O-glucosyltransferase 6-like, with the protein MAYPTVVLIPLCVPGHLTSMLEAGKRLLGRSRCPMSLTVLVTQMTMSANTMSDVADIIRREADSGFDIRFVHLPTVELPTAEHGGLEDFMVRFIQLHGTYVKEAVSGMSSPVAAVVMDYFCTTLFDVTRELALPVYVYLTSGASMLALLLRLPALDEEISGDFEAMEGAVDLPGMPPVPARLMPTPIMTKGPNFAWLVYHGNRFMEAAGIIVNTVAELEPSILAAIADGLCVHGRRAPTVYPIGPVVPVKPPGDGEHERVRWLDAQPPASVVLLCFGSMGGSFPSPQVREIADALEHSGHRFLWVLRGPIPADSKYPTDANLDELLPEGFLERTKDRGLVWPKWAPQKDILANPAVGGFVTHCGWNSILESLWHGVPLVPWPLYAEQHLNAFELVSVMGVAVAMQVDRKRDNFVEAAELERVVRSLIGGSSEEGRKAREKATEAKDLCRKAVADGGSSEVSLQQLAREIAEHREYQGRTEATPLPQHVHYPAATLGAASHG; encoded by the coding sequence ATGGCATACCCTACTGTCGTGCTCATCCCATTATGCGTTCCAGGCCACCTCACATCCATGCTCGAAGCCGGCAAGCGGCTGCTCGGCAGAAGCCGCTGCCCCATGTCGCTCACCGTGCTCGTCACGCAGATGACCATGTCCGCCAACACGATGTCCGACGTCGCCGACATCATCCGGCGGGAAGCAGACTCCGGCTTCGACATCCGCTTCGTCCACCTCCCCACCGTGGAGCTCCCCACCGCTGAGCACGGCGGTCTCGAGGATTTCATGGTGCGCTTCATACAGCTCCACGGGACATACGTCAAGGAAGCCGTCTCCGGCATGTCGTCCCCGGTAGCCGCGGTGGTGATGGACTACTTCTGCACCACCCTGTTCGATGTCACGCGCGAGCTCGCACTGCCGGTGTACGTCTACTTGACGTCCGGCGCGTCGATGCTCGCGCTCCTGCTGCGGTTGCCGGCGCTGGATGAGGAGATCTCCGGAGATTTTGAGGCGATGGAAGGAGCAGTTGATCTTCCCGGGATGCCGCCGGTGCCGGCTCGTCTCATGCCAACTCCCATAATGACGAAAGGTCCAAACTTCGCGTGGCTCGTGTACCACGGCAACCGCTTCATGGAGGCCGCTGGCATCATCGTCAACACGGTGGCCGAGCTGGAGCCGTCCATCCTTGCAGCCATCGCCGATGGTCTCTGCGTGCACGGACGCCGCGCTCCGACCGTCTACCCGATCGGGCCCGTCGTGCCTGTCAAGCCGCCcggcgacggcgagcacgagcGCGTGAGGTGGCTCGACGCACAGCCACCAGCATCCGTCGTGCTGCTCTGCTTTGGGAGCATGGGCGGTAGCTTCCCCTCGCCTCAGGTCCGGGAGATCGCCGACGCCCTCGAGCACAGCGGGCACCGCTTCCTGTGGGTACTCCGTGGCCCGATACCCGCCGACTCCAAGTACCCAACGGATGCCAACCTCGACGAGCTGCTCCCAGAAGGGTTCTTGGAGAGGACGAAGGACAGGGGTCTCGTGTGGCCCAAGTGGGCGCCGCAGAAGGACATCCTCGCCAACCCTGCCGTCGGCGGCTTTGTGACCCACTGCGGGTGGAACTCGATCCTTGAGAGCCTTTGGCACGGCGTGCCGCTGGTGCCGTGGCCGCTGTACGCGGAGCAGCACCTGAACGCGTTCGAGCTCGTGTCCGTGATGGGCGTCGCCGTGGCCATGCAAGTGGACAGGAAGCGCGACAACTTCGTCGAGGCAGCGGAGCTGGAGCGCGTGGTCCGGAGCCTGATTGGCGGGTCGTCGGAGGAGGGGAGGAAGGCGCGAGAGAAGGCCACGGAGGCGAAGGACCTATGCCGGAAAGCCGTGGCCGACGGCGGGTCCTCGGAAGTGTCGCTGCAACAACTAGCGCGTGAGATTGCAGAGCACAGAGAATACCAAGGAAGAACGGAAGCAACGCCGCTTCCTCAACATGTTCACTACCCCGCTGCCACCCTTGGCGCTGCCAGCCATGGGTGA